One region of Acidovorax sp. T1 genomic DNA includes:
- a CDS encoding dienelactone hydrolase family protein — translation MLNEDACSDVNALLPGRATEAGTTRRTALQAAIGLGYAAAAAPLMAQTAIATPADGLDAGEVSFTVGGFKVPAYRAAPAGKTGLPVVLVIQEIFGVHEYIADTCRRFAKAGYLAIAPQLYARQGDPAAYTEVGKLMAEVVAKVPDAQVMADLDGAVQWAGANGGDLARVGITGFCWGGRITWLYAAHGSVKAGVAWYGRLVGQASELTPKHPVELAPILKAPVLGLYGEKDTGIPLDTIDKMKSALASGTAAAKASQFVVYPDAPHAFHADYRASYRKEAAEDGWKRALAWFKAHGVV, via the coding sequence ATGCTCAATGAAGATGCCTGTTCCGATGTCAACGCCTTGCTCCCCGGTCGCGCCACCGAGGCGGGAACCACCCGCCGCACCGCTTTGCAGGCGGCCATCGGCCTTGGCTATGCGGCAGCGGCGGCGCCGCTGATGGCGCAAACGGCCATTGCCACCCCGGCCGACGGGCTGGATGCGGGCGAGGTCAGCTTTACCGTCGGCGGCTTCAAGGTGCCTGCCTACCGCGCCGCGCCCGCGGGCAAGACGGGCCTGCCGGTGGTGCTGGTAATCCAGGAAATCTTTGGCGTGCACGAATACATCGCAGACACCTGCCGGCGCTTTGCCAAGGCCGGCTATCTGGCCATTGCGCCGCAGCTTTATGCGCGCCAGGGCGACCCGGCCGCCTACACCGAAGTGGGCAAGCTCATGGCCGAGGTGGTGGCCAAGGTGCCCGATGCGCAGGTGATGGCCGACCTCGATGGCGCCGTGCAATGGGCCGGGGCCAACGGCGGCGACCTGGCCCGGGTGGGCATTACGGGCTTTTGCTGGGGCGGGCGCATCACCTGGCTTTATGCCGCGCACGGCTCGGTGAAGGCCGGCGTGGCCTGGTATGGCCGCCTGGTGGGGCAGGCCAGCGAACTCACGCCCAAGCACCCGGTGGAGCTGGCGCCCATCCTCAAGGCCCCCGTGCTGGGTCTTTATGGCGAAAAAGACACCGGCATCCCCCTTGACACGATTGATAAGATGAAATCTGCCTTGGCCAGCGGAACGGCCGCCGCCAAGGCTTCGCAGTTCGTGGTGTACCCCGACGCGCCGCACGCTTTTCATGCCGACTACCGCGCCAGCTACCGCAAGGAAGCGGCGGAAGACGGCTGGAAGCGTGCGCTGGCCTGGTTCAAGGCCCACGGCGTGGTCTGA
- a CDS encoding Bug family tripartite tricarboxylate transporter substrate binding protein: MSLRRTVVSRVSRVSRALRGLAALAAGLALSTAMAQSAKPLRILVGFPPGGGTDAIARTLSEGLKDALGMPVVVDNRPGAGGQIAAQVLKASPADGTTVFLTHDHTISILPLVVRNPGYQPDRDFVPVGGFATFVNAFAVSGGTPANTFGEYVQWVRTQGGGKGAVGIPAPASTPEFLVKLVGEKFQLDLVSAPYRGAAPMMADMLGNQIGAGVGSVQDFMENHKAGKLRVVAVLGTKRQAAMPQVPTFDELGFKGFADLPYYGFYAPAGTPQPFIQQFAAALAKVVAKPEVHDHLTAMGLTVGFMTPQQLGAREHAYTETWRRIIKTNGFVPQ; the protein is encoded by the coding sequence ATGTCTTTGCGTCGCACCGTTGTCTCACGCGTCTCACGCGTCTCACGCGCCCTGCGCGGCCTGGCTGCCCTGGCGGCGGGCCTGGCCCTGTCCACGGCCATGGCACAGTCGGCCAAGCCCCTGCGCATTCTGGTGGGCTTTCCGCCGGGCGGCGGCACCGACGCCATTGCGCGCACGCTGTCCGAGGGCCTCAAGGACGCCCTGGGGATGCCGGTGGTGGTGGACAACCGGCCCGGCGCCGGCGGGCAGATTGCCGCGCAGGTGCTCAAGGCCTCGCCTGCCGACGGCACCACGGTGTTCCTCACACACGACCACACCATCTCCATCCTGCCGCTGGTGGTGAGGAACCCCGGCTACCAGCCCGACCGTGACTTCGTGCCCGTGGGCGGCTTTGCCACCTTTGTGAATGCCTTTGCCGTGTCGGGCGGCACCCCCGCCAACACCTTTGGTGAATATGTGCAGTGGGTGCGCACCCAGGGCGGTGGCAAGGGCGCCGTGGGCATTCCGGCGCCGGCGTCCACGCCGGAGTTTCTGGTCAAGCTGGTGGGTGAGAAATTCCAGCTCGACCTGGTGTCGGCCCCTTACCGCGGTGCCGCGCCCATGATGGCCGACATGCTGGGCAACCAGATCGGTGCGGGCGTGGGCTCGGTGCAGGACTTCATGGAAAACCACAAGGCCGGCAAGCTGCGCGTGGTGGCGGTGCTGGGCACCAAGCGCCAGGCGGCCATGCCCCAGGTGCCTACGTTCGACGAACTGGGCTTCAAGGGCTTTGCCGACCTGCCGTATTACGGCTTTTATGCCCCGGCCGGCACGCCGCAGCCATTCATCCAGCAGTTCGCGGCGGCGCTGGCCAAGGTGGTTGCCAAACCCGAGGTGCACGACCATCTCACCGCCATGGGCCTCACGGTGGGCTTCATGACGCCGCAGCAACTGGGTGCGCGCGAACATGCCTACACCGAAACCTGGCGCCGCATCATCAAGACCAACGGGTTTGTGCCGCAGTAA
- a CDS encoding sensor histidine kinase has product MQNKQILSTQPLELETAPAKPRLLGKVQRALVFDACHVGVVLRAVLFVEIVLGVGALYGASTPLEWLARVSLLTGGALPATLVWLIAACSFKTVLQRLGTNGQFVAGVLLGTLAGLYACAMLALVGVAEQAPWLASAASGALLSAALVAALVMRARGRTPAATTARLAELQSRIRPHFLFNTLNSAIALVRAEPAKAESLLEDLSDLFRHALVEQGESVTLAEEITLAQRYLAIEEVRFGQRLQVQWSLDPRTDNARLPPLLLQPLVENAVKHGVEPSARGGKLRVLTELRGSRVVVRITNTLPDTNTRTHGMPRGHGIALDNVRARLALLHDVQGAFSAGVQDGLYQVRITLPVPTKPKPAAPAHASRTPRRSKP; this is encoded by the coding sequence ATGCAAAACAAGCAAATTTTATCGACCCAGCCCCTGGAGCTGGAAACGGCGCCCGCAAAGCCGCGCCTGCTTGGCAAAGTGCAGCGTGCGCTGGTGTTCGATGCCTGCCATGTGGGCGTGGTGCTGCGCGCCGTGCTGTTTGTGGAAATCGTGCTGGGCGTGGGCGCGCTGTATGGCGCCAGCACGCCGCTGGAGTGGCTGGCACGCGTGTCGCTGCTGACAGGTGGCGCCCTGCCCGCCACGCTGGTCTGGCTGATTGCCGCCTGCAGCTTCAAGACCGTGTTGCAGCGCCTGGGCACCAACGGCCAGTTTGTGGCGGGCGTGCTGCTGGGCACCCTGGCGGGGCTGTATGCCTGCGCCATGCTGGCCCTGGTGGGCGTGGCAGAACAAGCGCCCTGGCTGGCCAGCGCGGCCAGCGGCGCGCTGCTGTCGGCAGCGCTGGTGGCCGCGCTGGTGATGCGCGCACGCGGGCGCACCCCGGCGGCCACCACGGCGCGCCTGGCCGAGCTGCAGTCGCGCATCCGCCCGCACTTTCTGTTCAACACGCTCAACAGCGCCATTGCGCTGGTGCGCGCAGAGCCGGCCAAGGCCGAGTCGCTGCTCGAAGACCTGAGCGATCTGTTTCGCCATGCGCTGGTGGAGCAGGGCGAATCGGTCACGCTGGCCGAAGAGATCACGCTCGCGCAGCGCTACCTGGCGATTGAAGAGGTGCGCTTTGGCCAGCGCCTGCAGGTGCAGTGGAGCCTGGACCCGCGCACCGACAACGCCCGCCTGCCCCCGCTGCTGCTGCAGCCGCTGGTGGAAAACGCCGTCAAGCACGGCGTGGAGCCCAGCGCGCGCGGCGGCAAGCTGCGCGTGCTGACCGAGCTGCGCGGCAGCCGCGTGGTGGTGCGCATCACCAACACCCTGCCCGACACCAACACCCGCACCCACGGCATGCCGCGCGGCCACGGCATTGCGCTGGACAACGTGCGCGCCCGTCTGGCGCTGCTGCATGATGTGCAGGGCGCGTTCAGCGCGGGCGTGCAGGATGGCCTGTACCAGGTGCGCATCACCCTGCCGGTCCCCACCAAGCCAAAGCCTGCCGCTCCAGCGCACGCATCCAGAACCCCGCGCCGCTCCAAGCCATGA
- a CDS encoding flavodoxin family protein, with translation MSAAKTLLIVYHSLTGGTRQMAEAARMGAAAETGCVVRLLHAAQAGPQDVLAADGYVFATPENLAAMSGQLKDFFDRSYYGVLDRVNGRPYASLVCAGSDGSNAARQIARIATGWRLKAVAEPLIVCTHAQTPEAILAPKHIGDADLARCRALGEALAAGLVLGVF, from the coding sequence ATGAGCGCGGCCAAAACCTTGCTGATCGTTTACCACTCGCTCACGGGTGGCACGCGGCAGATGGCCGAGGCCGCGCGCATGGGTGCCGCAGCCGAAACGGGTTGTGTGGTGCGCCTGCTGCACGCCGCACAGGCTGGGCCGCAGGACGTGCTGGCGGCGGATGGCTATGTGTTTGCCACGCCTGAGAATCTGGCGGCGATGAGCGGGCAGCTCAAGGACTTTTTTGATCGCAGCTACTACGGGGTGCTCGATCGGGTCAACGGCCGCCCCTACGCCAGCCTGGTTTGCGCGGGCAGCGATGGCAGCAACGCGGCGCGGCAGATCGCGCGCATTGCCACCGGCTGGCGCCTCAAGGCGGTGGCCGAGCCGCTGATCGTGTGCACCCACGCCCAGACGCCCGAGGCCATTTTGGCGCCCAAGCACATTGGCGATGCAGACCTTGCGCGCTGCAGGGCGCTGGGCGAGGCGCTGGCGGCGGGGCTGGTGCTGGGGGTGTTTTAG
- the yghU gene encoding glutathione-dependent disulfide-bond oxidoreductase, whose protein sequence is MTDSSPYTLPAIWQWNKESGGKFASINRPIAGATYDKELPVGRNPLQLYSLATPNGVKVTVMLEELLALGHSGAEYDAWLIPINEGAQFSSGFVAVNPNSKIPALMDRSGAEPVRVFESGAILLYLAEKFGAFVPTDPARRAECLSWLFWQMGSAPFLGGGFGHFYAYAPTKIEYAIDRYAMEVKRQMDVLNQRLAAHEYLAGDEYTVADMAAWPWYGALAKGQLYEAGEFLQVHEYTHVVRWADQIAKRPAVQRGRKVNRTWGDPASQLHERHDASDFDTKTQDKLAAAS, encoded by the coding sequence ATGACCGATTCATCCCCCTACACCCTGCCCGCCATCTGGCAATGGAACAAGGAGAGCGGCGGCAAGTTCGCCAGCATCAACCGCCCTATCGCGGGCGCCACGTACGACAAGGAGCTGCCCGTCGGCCGCAACCCGCTGCAGCTGTATTCGCTGGCCACGCCCAACGGCGTCAAGGTCACGGTCATGCTGGAAGAGCTGCTGGCCCTGGGCCACAGCGGCGCCGAGTACGACGCCTGGCTGATTCCCATCAACGAGGGTGCGCAGTTCAGCAGCGGTTTCGTTGCCGTCAACCCCAATTCCAAGATTCCGGCGCTGATGGACCGCAGCGGTGCCGAGCCGGTGCGTGTGTTCGAGTCCGGCGCCATCCTGCTGTACCTGGCCGAGAAGTTTGGTGCCTTTGTCCCCACCGATCCCGCCCGGCGGGCCGAGTGCCTGTCGTGGCTGTTCTGGCAGATGGGCAGCGCGCCGTTTCTGGGCGGCGGGTTCGGGCATTTTTACGCCTATGCGCCGACCAAGATCGAATACGCCATCGACCGCTATGCGATGGAGGTCAAGCGCCAGATGGATGTGCTCAACCAGCGCCTTGCCGCGCACGAATATCTGGCGGGCGATGAATACACCGTGGCCGATATGGCGGCCTGGCCTTGGTATGGCGCGCTGGCCAAGGGCCAGCTGTACGAGGCGGGTGAATTTTTGCAGGTGCATGAATACACCCATGTGGTGCGTTGGGCCGACCAGATTGCCAAGCGTCCGGCCGTGCAGCGCGGCCGCAAGGTCAACCGTACCTGGGGTGACCCTGCCAGCCAGCTGCACGAGCGACACGATGCCAGCGACTTCGACACCAAGACGCAGGACAAGCTGGCAGCAGCGTCCTGA
- a CDS encoding glutathione S-transferase family protein, whose translation MITLYDCATAPSPRRARILLAEKGIAHDTVQVDLRSGEQLGEAYRRINPQCTVPALRTEEGLLLTDNAAIIAYLEARYPQPALLGETPEQKAEIASWNWRVEFEGLLAIAEALRNSAPAMANRALPGAVDYPQIPALAERGLARIGQFFALLNERLAGRDFIAADRFSVADITAVVAVDFARVVKQKPGEQHPHLLRWRAAMAARPSMSL comes from the coding sequence ATGATCACCTTGTATGACTGCGCCACCGCGCCCAGCCCTCGCCGCGCCCGCATCCTGCTGGCCGAAAAAGGCATTGCCCATGACACCGTGCAGGTGGACCTGCGCAGCGGCGAGCAACTGGGCGAGGCCTATCGGCGTATCAACCCGCAGTGCACGGTGCCTGCGCTGCGCACCGAAGAAGGTTTGTTGTTGACCGACAACGCGGCGATCATTGCTTATCTCGAAGCGCGTTATCCGCAACCTGCGCTGCTGGGCGAGACGCCCGAACAAAAGGCCGAGATCGCCAGCTGGAACTGGCGCGTGGAGTTTGAAGGCCTGCTGGCGATTGCCGAGGCGCTGCGCAACAGCGCGCCCGCCATGGCCAACCGGGCGCTGCCGGGCGCGGTGGACTACCCGCAAATCCCCGCGCTGGCCGAGCGCGGGCTGGCACGCATCGGGCAGTTTTTTGCGCTGCTGAACGAGCGCCTGGCGGGCCGCGACTTCATTGCCGCCGATCGCTTCAGCGTGGCCGACATCACGGCCGTGGTGGCGGTGGACTTTGCGCGCGTGGTCAAGCAAAAGCCGGGCGAGCAGCACCCGCATTTGCTGCGCTGGCGCGCGGCCATGGCGGCCCGGCCGTCAATGTCTTTGTAA
- the argH gene encoding argininosuccinate lyase, protein MPTSQATTPSHNQLDTKAQAWSALFSEPMSDLVKRYTSSVFFDKRLWQADIAGSLAHAEMLAAQGIISADDHASIQRGMAQIKEEIESGAFEWKLDLEDVHLNIEARLTQLVGDAGKRLHTGRSRNDQVATDVRLWLRGEIDLIGDLLKELQVALVDVAAQNVEVILPGFTHLQVAQPVSFGHHMLAYVEMFARDAERMQDVRRRVNVLPLGSAALAGTTYPLDRERVAKTLGMVDANGHPMVCQNSLDAVSDRDFAIEFTAAASLCMVHVSRLSEELIIWMSQNFGFIRIADRFTTGSSIMPQKKNPDVPELARGKTGRVVGHLMGLITLMKGQPLAYNKDNQEDKEPLFDTVDTLKDTLRIFAEMVGGQRNPATGKKEGGITVNAPAMEQAALRGYATATDLADYLVKKGLPFRDAHETVAHAVKAATTHACDLSELPLAVLQGFHPQIEKDVYEALSLRGSLNARNTLGGTAPAQVRAQIARHQARLAA, encoded by the coding sequence ATGCCCACCAGCCAAGCCACGACCCCTTCCCACAACCAGCTAGATACCAAGGCGCAGGCATGGTCCGCCCTGTTTTCCGAGCCCATGAGCGATCTGGTCAAGCGCTACACCTCCAGCGTGTTTTTTGACAAGCGCCTGTGGCAGGCCGACATCGCGGGCAGCCTGGCGCACGCCGAGATGCTGGCCGCCCAGGGCATCATCAGTGCCGACGACCACGCATCCATCCAGCGCGGCATGGCGCAGATCAAAGAGGAGATTGAATCCGGCGCCTTCGAGTGGAAGCTCGACCTCGAAGACGTGCACCTGAACATCGAGGCGCGCCTGACCCAGCTGGTGGGTGACGCCGGCAAGCGCCTGCACACCGGCCGCAGCCGCAACGACCAGGTGGCCACCGACGTGCGCCTGTGGCTGCGCGGCGAGATTGATTTGATCGGCGACCTGCTGAAAGAACTGCAGGTGGCGCTGGTCGATGTGGCCGCGCAGAACGTCGAGGTGATCCTGCCCGGCTTCACCCACCTGCAGGTGGCGCAGCCGGTGAGCTTTGGCCACCACATGCTGGCCTATGTGGAAATGTTCGCGCGCGATGCCGAGCGCATGCAGGATGTGCGCCGCCGCGTCAACGTGCTGCCGCTGGGCTCGGCGGCCCTCGCCGGCACCACCTACCCGCTGGACCGCGAGCGCGTCGCAAAAACCTTGGGCATGGTGGATGCGAACGGGCACCCCATGGTCTGTCAGAACAGCCTGGACGCCGTGAGCGACCGCGACTTCGCCATCGAGTTCACCGCCGCCGCCAGCCTGTGCATGGTGCACGTGAGCCGCCTGTCGGAAGAACTCATCATCTGGATGAGCCAGAACTTCGGCTTCATCCGCATCGCCGACCGCTTCACCACCGGCTCGTCCATCATGCCGCAGAAGAAAAACCCCGACGTGCCTGAACTGGCACGCGGCAAGACCGGCCGCGTGGTCGGCCACCTGATGGGGCTGATCACGCTGATGAAGGGCCAGCCCCTGGCCTACAACAAGGACAACCAGGAAGACAAGGAGCCGCTGTTCGACACCGTGGACACGCTCAAGGACACGCTGCGCATCTTTGCCGAAATGGTGGGCGGCCAGCGCAACCCCGCCACGGGCAAGAAGGAAGGCGGCATCACCGTCAACGCGCCCGCGATGGAGCAGGCCGCACTGCGCGGCTACGCCACCGCCACCGACCTGGCCGACTACCTCGTCAAGAAGGGCCTGCCGTTTCGCGATGCGCATGAAACCGTGGCCCACGCCGTGAAGGCGGCCACCACGCACGCCTGTGACTTGTCGGAGCTGCCGCTGGCCGTGCTGCAAGGCTTTCACCCGCAGATCGAAAAAGACGTGTACGAAGCCTTGAGCCTGCGCGGATCGCTCAACGCGCGCAACACCCTGGGCGGCACCGCGCCGGCGCAGGTGCGCGCGCAGATCGCCCGCCACCAGGCGCGTCTGGCGGCATGA
- a CDS encoding HNH endonuclease: MGFNRVNDDGIVVQALSTLEAEDNPLSPPVLPDIDLPAAGTEGAAHLVSHLRRERNQAIVEAKKAAILNAKGRLCCEVCGFDFFAHYGVLGAGFCEVHHLVPLSAATESVTATLDALAILCSNCHRIIHRSTPMLSVVELSQLVIRGRP; this comes from the coding sequence TTGGGCTTCAATCGCGTCAACGACGACGGGATAGTTGTTCAAGCCCTTTCAACGCTTGAGGCCGAAGACAATCCTCTTTCCCCTCCCGTACTTCCCGATATTGATCTTCCCGCTGCCGGGACTGAAGGTGCTGCGCACCTTGTATCTCATCTACGCCGCGAACGAAATCAGGCAATTGTCGAAGCAAAGAAGGCTGCAATCCTCAACGCCAAAGGGCGCTTGTGCTGCGAAGTATGCGGCTTCGATTTCTTCGCTCACTACGGCGTCCTCGGAGCTGGCTTCTGTGAGGTTCATCATTTGGTGCCGCTGTCGGCAGCAACGGAGTCGGTCACCGCCACGCTTGATGCTTTGGCCATCTTGTGCTCGAACTGCCACCGAATCATCCACCGTTCAACACCCATGCTTTCAGTTGTGGAGTTATCTCAACTGGTTATCCGTGGCCGCCCCTAA
- a CDS encoding LytR/AlgR family response regulator transcription factor, whose amino-acid sequence MNILIVDDEALARSRLRTLLGDCQDTVRTTVAEAANTGEALAQLSPTGGRAFDLLLLDIRMPGQDGLSLAHAVQALPHPPAVVFVTAHADHAVSAFELDAVDYLTKPVRRERLLQALTKAQRSHRRGAPAVAPGSHSAASAADGETLLIQDRGRTERLPLAEVLYFKAELKYVTVRTITRSYIMDGSLSELEAKFAPRYLRIHRNALVARRAVRALEKHYDPDEGEGWAVRLQGLTELLMVSRRQVAAVREELAG is encoded by the coding sequence ATGAACATCCTCATCGTTGACGACGAAGCCCTGGCCCGCAGCCGACTGCGCACCCTGCTGGGTGATTGCCAGGACACCGTGCGCACCACCGTGGCCGAAGCCGCCAACACGGGCGAAGCCCTGGCGCAACTCAGCCCCACAGGCGGGCGCGCATTCGACCTGCTGCTGCTGGACATCCGCATGCCCGGCCAGGACGGCCTGAGCCTGGCCCATGCCGTGCAAGCGCTGCCGCACCCCCCCGCCGTGGTGTTTGTGACCGCCCACGCCGACCACGCCGTGAGCGCCTTCGAACTCGACGCCGTGGACTACCTCACCAAGCCCGTGCGGCGCGAACGCCTGCTGCAGGCCCTGACCAAGGCCCAGCGCAGCCACCGGCGGGGCGCACCCGCCGTCGCCCCCGGCAGCCACAGTGCCGCCAGCGCCGCCGACGGCGAAACCCTGCTGATCCAGGACCGCGGCCGCACCGAGCGCCTGCCGCTGGCCGAGGTGCTGTATTTCAAGGCCGAGCTGAAATATGTGACCGTGCGCACCATCACGCGCAGCTACATCATGGATGGCTCCTTGAGCGAGCTGGAGGCCAAGTTCGCCCCGCGCTACCTGCGCATCCACCGCAACGCGCTGGTAGCGCGCCGCGCCGTGCGTGCGCTGGAAAAACACTACGACCCCGACGAAGGTGAAGGCTGGGCCGTGCGCCTTCAGGGGCTGACCGAGCTGCTGATGGTGTCGCGCCGGCAGGTGGCGGCGGTGCGCGAGGAGCTGGCGGGCTGA
- a CDS encoding AzlC family ABC transporter permease yields the protein MNPSPPTLRPATWTPAIRMGLSISVATGLYGISFGALAVAAGLTVWQAMALSLLMFTGGSQFAFIGVIAGGGAGSAALGAAALLGVRNAVYGMQLNAMIAPTGWRKPVAAQLTIDESAATAAGQTATDEQRRGFWTAGLGVFVLWNLFTLLGAVLGDALGDPRRWGLDGAAVAAFLALLWPRLKQREPVALAVLCGVVTALAVPLLPPGLPILLAAVVGATWGWWSRSTGADAPPQAPSAATTTEAP from the coding sequence ATGAATCCCTCTCCACCCACCCTGCGCCCCGCCACTTGGACCCCCGCCATCCGCATGGGCCTGTCGATTTCCGTCGCCACCGGCCTCTACGGCATCTCCTTTGGCGCCCTGGCCGTGGCCGCCGGCCTCACCGTGTGGCAGGCCATGGCGCTGAGCCTGCTCATGTTCACGGGCGGCTCGCAGTTCGCCTTCATCGGCGTCATCGCGGGCGGCGGCGCGGGCTCGGCTGCGTTGGGTGCGGCGGCACTGCTGGGCGTGCGCAACGCGGTGTACGGCATGCAGCTGAACGCCATGATCGCCCCCACCGGCTGGCGCAAGCCCGTGGCCGCGCAGCTCACCATCGACGAATCCGCCGCCACCGCTGCGGGCCAGACCGCAACGGATGAGCAGCGGCGCGGCTTCTGGACGGCGGGCTTGGGCGTTTTCGTGCTCTGGAACCTGTTCACCCTGCTCGGCGCCGTGCTGGGCGACGCCCTGGGCGACCCGCGCCGCTGGGGTCTGGACGGCGCTGCCGTCGCCGCCTTCCTGGCCCTGCTGTGGCCGCGCCTGAAACAGCGCGAACCCGTGGCGCTGGCCGTGCTGTGCGGCGTGGTCACTGCCCTGGCCGTGCCGCTGCTGCCGCCCGGCCTGCCCATTTTGCTGGCCGCCGTGGTCGGCGCCACCTGGGGCTGGTGGAGCCGGAGCACCGGCGCCGATGCGCCCCCGCAGGCACCGTCCGCAGCCACTACAACGGAGGCCCCATGA
- a CDS encoding ZIP family metal transporter, with amino-acid sequence MTLVAIILATLAAGIGSVWLAALLMGAGLKGGGSSVGPQRLLSLAAGALLATAFMHLLPEAFESPVDGHDLFTALLVGLVFFFLLDKAELWHHGHEHSHEAPPATGHGETGHDHAQEVLHGRAHAHADGHEHEHRHAHAHAHHHGPKTAGGWAVLTGDSVHCFGDGILIASAFVADMRLGVIAAVSVLAHEVPHHMGDLVVLRQASPNRRMALVKVSLAGAVTALGGLVGYFLVGQLHDWLPYFLVVASSSFVYVALADLIPQLQKRLSARETLAQIVWLLVGMGLVMLVSGAAHLH; translated from the coding sequence ATGACTTTGGTAGCAATTATTTTGGCCACCCTGGCGGCGGGCATCGGCAGCGTATGGCTGGCAGCGCTGCTGATGGGCGCGGGGCTCAAAGGCGGCGGCAGCAGTGTGGGGCCGCAGCGCCTGCTCAGCCTGGCGGCCGGTGCCCTGCTGGCCACGGCCTTCATGCACTTGCTGCCCGAAGCGTTCGAGAGCCCTGTGGACGGCCACGACCTGTTCACCGCGCTGCTGGTGGGCCTGGTGTTTTTCTTTCTGCTCGACAAGGCCGAGCTGTGGCACCACGGCCACGAGCACAGCCATGAGGCGCCGCCCGCAACCGGGCATGGCGAGACGGGGCATGACCATGCACAGGAGGTGCTGCACGGGCGTGCGCACGCACATGCAGATGGGCACGAACACGAGCACCGCCACGCCCACGCCCACGCCCACCACCATGGTCCCAAGACGGCAGGGGGCTGGGCGGTGCTCACCGGCGACAGCGTGCATTGCTTTGGCGACGGCATCCTGATTGCCTCGGCCTTCGTGGCGGATATGCGGTTGGGCGTGATTGCCGCGGTTTCCGTGCTGGCCCACGAGGTGCCCCACCACATGGGCGACCTGGTGGTGCTGCGCCAGGCGAGCCCGAACCGGCGCATGGCGCTGGTTAAGGTCTCGCTGGCCGGAGCTGTGACGGCACTGGGCGGGCTGGTGGGGTATTTCCTGGTCGGACAGTTGCACGACTGGCTGCCGTATTTTCTGGTCGTGGCGTCCAGCAGCTTTGTCTATGTGGCCCTGGCCGATCTGATTCCGCAGCTGCAAAAACGCCTGTCGGCACGCGAAACACTGGCCCAGATTGTCTGGCTGCTGGTGGGTATGGGCCTCGTGATGCTGGTGAGCGGCGCGGCGCATTTGCACTGA
- a CDS encoding AzlD domain-containing protein, which yields MTLWTAILLACAATYLTKLAGYAVPARWLQNPRMARVAGAITVALLSALTVMNTFAAGTALVIDARLAALAVAALALWLRLPFLLVVLLGAAAAGLVRWWG from the coding sequence ATGACGCTCTGGACCGCCATCCTGCTGGCCTGCGCCGCCACCTACCTCACCAAACTGGCTGGCTACGCCGTGCCCGCCCGCTGGCTGCAAAACCCCCGCATGGCCCGCGTGGCAGGCGCCATCACCGTGGCGCTGCTGTCGGCGCTGACGGTGATGAACACCTTTGCCGCAGGCACCGCCCTGGTCATCGATGCGCGCCTTGCCGCGTTGGCCGTGGCGGCGCTGGCCTTGTGGCTGCGGCTGCCGTTCTTGCTGGTGGTGCTGCTGGGGGCGGCAGCAGCGGGGCTGGTGCGGTGGTGGGGGTGA